A genome region from Flavobacterium sp. includes the following:
- a CDS encoding cytochrome c: MKSKILTLAAVALLIASCGTKQSAVAAAPENVDPSKDTMPPRVLSLEQAEGKKLYENNCVKCHKLYDPVKFSKEEWQPILVRMQKKAKLDDANMALITSYIHSQL; encoded by the coding sequence ATGAAATCTAAAATCTTAACCCTGGCAGCTGTAGCGCTGCTTATTGCTTCTTGCGGTACAAAACAATCTGCAGTTGCTGCAGCTCCTGAAAATGTCGATCCGTCTAAAGACACTATGCCGCCCCGAGTATTGTCTTTAGAGCAGGCAGAAGGTAAAAAGCTGTATGAAAATAATTGTGTAAAATGCCACAAATTATATGATCCGGTTAAATTTAGTAAAGAAGAATGGCAGCCTATTTTGGTTCGTATGCAAAAGAAAGCCAAACTAGATGATGCTAATATGGCTTTGATAACAAGTTATATTCACTCACAGTTATAA
- a CDS encoding GreA/GreB family elongation factor encodes MKPTPTFSKSDYQFLRELILKSKNSTNTKEANQLSQELDRAVISKENELDGSIIRINSLVTIEDVKANKQMKIQIVLPSSADVKQSKISILAPLSVAIIGFKENDEVDWELPAGIKTLKIIAVDNSAVHHS; translated from the coding sequence ATGAAACCAACACCCACTTTCAGTAAATCTGATTATCAATTTTTAAGAGAATTGATTTTAAAAAGTAAAAATTCAACGAATACCAAAGAAGCTAATCAGCTTTCACAGGAATTAGACCGTGCCGTAATAAGCAAGGAAAATGAACTTGACGGCTCGATAATCAGAATCAATTCTTTGGTAACGATAGAAGATGTAAAAGCTAATAAACAAATGAAAATTCAAATTGTTTTACCTTCATCTGCCGACGTAAAACAATCTAAGATTTCAATTTTGGCACCTTTAAGTGTTGCTATTATTGGTTTTAAAGAAAATGATGAAGTCGACTGGGAACTTCCAGCTGGAATTAAAACTTTAAAAATTATCGCAGTAGACAATTCGGCTGTACATCATTCATAA
- a CDS encoding sugar phosphate isomerase/epimerase, whose translation MVTRRNFIINTSLAATAVLALPSLAFSMNKKEIGLQLYTLREELPKNVKQTLEKVAASGYTNVETYGFSIKDQFWGLSPVELKKILDENNLKAVSGHYNLGSFLYDGNTVELIAAIEAAKILKHEFLTVPWVDEPFRSIENFKVIASRLNQAAKMCKEAGLKLAYHNHDFEFKKQDGITGYEILLNETDKKLVYFELDLYWVVRSGNDPLKLFKENPGRFKMWHVKDMDKSNQALNTEIGAGLIDFKPFFKEIKQSGMVHFFVEQENNYAGNSFESIKTSADFISKNLI comes from the coding sequence ATGGTTACAAGAAGAAACTTTATTATAAACACAAGTCTGGCGGCGACGGCTGTTTTGGCTTTACCATCATTAGCATTTTCTATGAATAAAAAAGAAATAGGTTTGCAGTTGTATACATTACGCGAAGAACTTCCGAAAAATGTAAAACAGACTTTAGAAAAAGTTGCTGCATCAGGATATACAAATGTAGAGACGTATGGTTTTTCTATAAAAGATCAGTTTTGGGGATTGTCTCCGGTTGAATTGAAAAAGATTTTAGACGAAAACAATTTAAAAGCGGTAAGCGGACATTATAATTTAGGTAGCTTTTTATATGACGGAAACACTGTCGAACTTATTGCGGCAATTGAAGCAGCAAAGATTCTAAAACATGAATTTTTAACTGTTCCGTGGGTCGATGAACCTTTTAGAAGTATCGAAAATTTTAAAGTAATTGCTTCTCGATTAAATCAGGCAGCAAAAATGTGCAAAGAAGCGGGATTAAAACTGGCTTATCACAATCACGATTTCGAATTTAAAAAACAGGACGGAATTACCGGTTATGAAATTCTATTAAATGAAACCGATAAAAAACTCGTTTATTTTGAATTAGATTTATACTGGGTTGTCCGTTCAGGAAATGATCCGCTAAAATTATTCAAAGAAAATCCGGGGCGTTTTAAAATGTGGCATGTTAAAGATATGGATAAATCAAATCAGGCTTTAAATACAGAAATAGGTGCAGGATTAATTGATTTTAAGCCTTTTTTTAAAGAAATTAAGCAATCGGGAATGGTTCACTTTTTTGTAGAACAGGAAAATAATTATGCTGGAAATTCTTTTGAATCCATAAAAACAAGTGCTGATTTTATTTCAAAAAATCTGATCTAA
- a CDS encoding MFS transporter produces MAVCTGLIVANLYYCQPLIVLIANEFKIPEASAGTITYLTQAGYAIGLFFMVPLGDKIERKKQILMTTFATVIALLIAATAKSFLVLQIASLLIGVTSIVPQLILPLAASLSAPEQRGKVVGTIMSGLLVGILLSRTLSGFIGEVLGWRSMFYIAAGICLLIFFVIQSKFPVNKPQFLGTYGQLIQSLFTLIKTQPVLREATAINVFSFAQFGAFWTTMVLLLSGEPFHFNSATIGLFGIVGASGALAAPLVGKIGDKGNSRIAVGYGCLLILISFLIFYFSIESVIGIAIGIVFIDIGIQGVHISNQTRVYSLLPEARNRLNTVFMSFSFLGTAAGSAYGLLLWKLGGWHAVTIGCMVLSALSLTVYGLTYKSKSKKQKAQID; encoded by the coding sequence ATGGCAGTTTGCACTGGTCTTATAGTTGCAAATCTTTATTACTGCCAGCCTTTGATTGTTTTAATTGCCAACGAATTTAAAATTCCCGAAGCCAGCGCCGGAACCATAACATACTTAACTCAGGCCGGTTATGCAATCGGATTGTTTTTTATGGTGCCTCTTGGCGATAAAATAGAGCGAAAAAAACAAATTTTAATGACGACTTTTGCTACAGTAATTGCATTGTTAATTGCGGCTACAGCAAAAAGTTTTCTTGTTTTACAAATTGCCTCCTTACTTATTGGAGTAACTTCGATTGTACCGCAGCTTATTCTGCCTTTAGCTGCTTCTTTAAGCGCGCCTGAACAACGCGGAAAAGTCGTAGGAACTATTATGAGCGGTCTCTTAGTTGGAATTTTGCTTTCGCGAACATTAAGCGGATTTATTGGAGAAGTTCTAGGCTGGAGATCGATGTTTTATATCGCTGCCGGGATTTGTCTTTTAATCTTTTTTGTAATTCAAAGTAAATTCCCCGTAAATAAACCTCAATTTCTGGGAACTTACGGACAGTTAATTCAATCTCTTTTTACTCTTATAAAAACACAGCCTGTTTTGCGCGAAGCAACGGCAATCAACGTTTTCAGCTTTGCTCAGTTTGGAGCTTTCTGGACCACAATGGTTTTATTACTTTCCGGTGAACCATTTCATTTTAATAGTGCTACAATTGGTTTATTCGGAATTGTAGGTGCTTCCGGAGCTTTGGCAGCGCCATTGGTTGGAAAAATTGGAGACAAAGGAAATTCAAGAATTGCAGTTGGTTATGGCTGTTTATTGATTCTGATTAGCTTCCTGATTTTTTATTTTTCTATTGAAAGTGTAATCGGAATTGCGATTGGAATTGTATTTATTGATATTGGAATTCAGGGAGTTCATATTTCAAACCAAACCAGAGTTTATTCACTTTTGCCAGAAGCCAGAAACAGATTAAATACTGTATTTATGTCGTTTAGCTTTTTAGGAACTGCCGCAGGATCTGCTTACGGATTATTGTTGTGGAAACTGGGCGGATGGCACGCTGTAACTATCGGCTGTATGGTTTTATCGGCATTATCATTAACCGTTTACGGACTTACTTATAAATCAAAATCTAAAAAACAGAAAGCACAAATTGATTAA
- a CDS encoding alpha/beta hydrolase, which translates to MKKLLFLLSFLFLGIYSFAQKTEYETKSNIQYYSSTVNKSDSYINERCVLDIYYPKNTKGFATIVWFHGGGLTGGNKEIPEALKNKGYAIIGVNYRLSPKAKAEKAIDDAAAAVAWAFNNITNYGGDSSLIFVSGHSAGGYLGMMIGLDKKYLQKEGIDANKIAGLIPFSGQCITHFEIRRENEIPEKQPTIDSLAPLYHVRADAPPLLLITGDRELEMLGRYEENAYMARMMKLVGHTQTKLYELDGYGHGMTEPGFPLLVNEINRILKEKQTKK; encoded by the coding sequence ATGAAAAAATTACTTTTTTTACTTAGCTTTTTATTTTTGGGAATTTATTCATTTGCCCAAAAAACAGAATATGAAACAAAATCAAATATTCAATATTATTCTTCAACAGTAAACAAGTCTGACAGTTACATTAACGAAAGATGCGTTCTGGATATTTATTATCCAAAAAACACAAAAGGCTTTGCGACTATTGTATGGTTTCATGGCGGCGGATTAACTGGCGGAAACAAAGAAATTCCTGAAGCTTTAAAAAATAAAGGCTATGCTATTATTGGCGTAAACTACCGATTATCTCCAAAAGCAAAAGCAGAAAAAGCAATTGATGATGCTGCAGCGGCTGTTGCGTGGGCTTTTAATAATATTACTAATTACGGAGGAGATTCTTCTTTAATATTCGTTTCCGGACATTCTGCCGGAGGATATTTAGGAATGATGATTGGGTTAGATAAAAAATACCTTCAAAAGGAAGGAATTGACGCTAACAAAATTGCAGGGTTAATTCCGTTTAGCGGCCAATGTATTACGCATTTTGAAATAAGAAGAGAAAACGAAATTCCTGAAAAACAGCCTACAATTGATTCTCTTGCGCCTCTATATCATGTTCGCGCTGATGCTCCGCCTTTATTATTGATTACCGGAGATAGAGAATTGGAAATGTTAGGCCGTTATGAAGAAAATGCATATATGGCAAGAATGATGAAATTAGTAGGTCATACACAAACCAAACTTTACGAATTAGACGGTTACGGACATGGAATGACAGAACCTGGCTTTCCGTTATTGGTTAATGAAATCAATAGAATTTTAAAAGAGAAACAAACTAAAAAATAA
- a CDS encoding NAD(P)H-dependent oxidoreductase, with amino-acid sequence MKTIKIFAITGSTRKNSSNFKILKHISQYIKSDFEVEIFEDLDKIPHFNPDLDTENPPKEITLFRNKIIEADGIIICTPEYVFSLPGSLKNALEWCVSTTIFSNKKTGLITASASGEMGHEQLLLIMKTLEAKFDDNTQLLIQGIRGKIDAEGKIINEETEIALQNFINNFKDQFL; translated from the coding sequence ATGAAAACGATAAAAATATTTGCCATAACGGGAAGTACAAGAAAAAATTCGAGTAATTTTAAGATTCTGAAACATATTTCACAATATATAAAATCGGATTTTGAAGTTGAAATTTTTGAAGATTTAGATAAAATTCCACATTTTAATCCAGATTTAGACACAGAAAATCCTCCGAAAGAAATAACTTTATTCAGAAATAAAATAATAGAAGCCGACGGAATTATAATCTGTACGCCGGAATATGTTTTCAGCCTGCCGGGAAGTTTGAAAAATGCTTTAGAATGGTGCGTTTCAACAACAATATTTTCGAATAAAAAAACCGGATTGATAACTGCTTCGGCTTCGGGAGAAATGGGGCATGAACAGCTTTTATTAATTATGAAAACCCTTGAAGCAAAGTTTGACGATAATACACAGCTTTTAATTCAGGGTATTCGCGGAAAAATTGATGCAGAAGGAAAAATTATAAACGAGGAAACAGAAATTGCGCTTCAAAATTTCATTAATAATTTTAAGGATCAATTTTTATAG
- a CDS encoding alpha/beta hydrolase, which produces METQLLILPGLGNSGEKHWQTFWHEKFKNSIRLVQDNWDEPVREDWITRLNEAVSKLESPTILVAHSLAVSLVLHWAETHSNKNIIGALLVAPADVDSPEHTPNIIRNFSPMPLYKLPFPSIVVASENDPYALFERKQYFAEKWGSDFVNVGKQGHINSDSDLKYWEEGQLILQKLIEKIS; this is translated from the coding sequence ATGGAAACACAACTTTTAATTTTACCGGGATTGGGAAATTCTGGTGAAAAACACTGGCAGACCTTTTGGCATGAAAAATTCAAAAATTCAATTCGTTTAGTTCAGGACAATTGGGATGAACCTGTTCGCGAAGACTGGATTACACGATTAAACGAAGCGGTTTCTAAACTTGAAAGTCCAACAATTCTTGTTGCGCATAGCCTGGCGGTTTCTTTAGTTTTACACTGGGCAGAAACCCATTCAAATAAAAATATTATTGGAGCCTTATTAGTAGCTCCTGCTGATGTTGATTCGCCGGAACATACACCGAACATTATCAGAAATTTTTCGCCAATGCCGCTTTACAAATTGCCTTTTCCGTCAATTGTTGTGGCAAGCGAAAATGATCCTTATGCTTTATTCGAAAGAAAACAATATTTTGCTGAAAAATGGGGAAGTGATTTTGTAAATGTTGGAAAACAAGGTCATATCAATTCTGATTCTGATTTAAAATATTGGGAAGAAGGACAGTTGATCTTGCAGAAGCTGATTGAGAAAATTTCTTAA
- a CDS encoding ABC transporter ATP-binding protein, translating to MKELSYLNKYFIKYKFSFSLGILITIIAQIFFLFTPKFVSHSFDIIEKFLKLSDTQQKSAAIIDLYQRDLIHNVLLITGSAIVGGFLTFLMRQTLIVMSRHIEFDLKNEVFKQYERLSQNFYKQNRTGDLMNRISEDVSKVRMYVGPAVMYTINTFIRFAIVLIYMYNVSPLLTLYTILPLPILSYCIFKLSSEINKRSTTFQQYLSKVSSFTQEIFSGIRVIKAYSLENQHQNNMVDLSEESKRKSLELAKVQSLFGPLMIALIGISNLVVIYFGGVMYINGTIPNIGTIAEFILYVNMLTWPVASLGWVSSMVQEAEASQKRLNEFLKLEPEIKNKNENSSEIHGSIAFENVSYTYEDTNIEALKNISFTVKNGETLAILGKTGSGKSTILSLISRLYDTTEGRITIDGNEISSLNLNDLRNSIGIVPQDAFLFSDTIKNNIKFGNENATDEEVIQAAKNAVVHDNIIAFNKQYDTILGERGITLSGGQKQRVSIARALIKNPEILLFDDCLSAVDTETEETILHNLFDFCKNKTTIIVSHRVSSAKNADKIIILEDGKIIQQGSHNQLINQEGYYASLYLKQLSEKELL from the coding sequence ATGAAAGAATTAAGCTATTTAAACAAATATTTCATTAAATATAAATTCAGTTTTTCACTAGGAATTTTAATCACCATTATCGCACAAATTTTTTTCTTATTCACTCCCAAGTTTGTAAGTCACTCATTTGATATAATCGAAAAATTCTTAAAACTATCTGATACTCAACAAAAATCAGCAGCAATAATCGATTTATATCAAAGAGATTTAATTCATAACGTACTTTTAATTACAGGAAGTGCCATTGTTGGAGGATTTCTAACTTTTTTAATGCGTCAAACTTTAATCGTAATGTCTCGCCACATTGAATTTGACTTAAAAAATGAAGTATTTAAACAATACGAAAGGCTTTCGCAGAATTTCTACAAACAAAATCGTACAGGAGATTTAATGAACCGAATCAGCGAAGACGTTTCAAAAGTCCGCATGTATGTTGGTCCGGCCGTAATGTACACTATCAATACCTTTATACGTTTTGCGATTGTACTTATATATATGTATAATGTTTCGCCTTTGCTTACCTTATATACAATTCTGCCATTGCCAATTTTATCATATTGTATTTTCAAATTAAGTTCAGAAATCAATAAACGAAGCACGACATTTCAGCAATATTTATCAAAAGTTTCTAGTTTTACACAGGAAATTTTCTCAGGAATCCGCGTTATAAAAGCGTATTCTTTAGAAAATCAACACCAAAATAATATGGTCGATCTTTCAGAAGAAAGCAAACGTAAAAGCTTAGAACTCGCAAAAGTTCAATCATTATTTGGGCCTTTAATGATTGCTCTTATCGGAATCAGTAATTTGGTGGTTATTTATTTCGGAGGCGTTATGTACATTAATGGCACAATTCCGAATATTGGAACCATTGCCGAATTTATTCTTTACGTAAACATGCTAACCTGGCCGGTTGCTTCACTCGGATGGGTTTCATCTATGGTTCAGGAAGCCGAAGCATCGCAAAAACGTTTAAATGAATTCTTAAAATTAGAACCTGAAATTAAAAACAAAAACGAAAACTCATCTGAAATTCACGGTTCAATTGCATTTGAAAATGTAAGTTATACGTATGAAGATACTAATATTGAAGCTCTAAAAAACATATCGTTTACAGTAAAAAATGGCGAAACACTGGCTATTTTAGGAAAAACAGGTTCCGGAAAATCAACAATTTTATCTTTGATTTCCCGTTTATATGATACAACCGAAGGAAGAATTACGATTGATGGAAACGAAATCAGCTCTTTAAATTTAAATGATCTTCGAAACAGCATCGGAATTGTACCTCAGGATGCTTTCTTATTTTCGGATACCATCAAAAACAATATCAAATTCGGAAATGAAAATGCAACCGACGAAGAAGTGATCCAAGCTGCCAAAAACGCTGTGGTTCATGATAATATCATTGCTTTCAACAAACAATACGACACCATTTTAGGAGAAAGAGGAATCACGCTTTCAGGCGGTCAAAAACAGCGTGTGTCGATTGCAAGGGCATTAATTAAAAATCCTGAAATTTTACTTTTTGATGATTGTTTGTCTGCTGTTGATACTGAAACTGAGGAAACTATCTTACATAATTTATTTGATTTTTGTAAAAATAAAACTACAATCATTGTCAGTCATCGAGTATCTTCGGCTAAAAATGCCGACAAAATCATCATTCTCGAAGACGGTAAAATTATTCAACAAGGCTCTCATAATCAATTAATAAATCAGGAAGGCTATTATGCATCGTTATATTTAAAACAACTTTCGGAAAAAGAATTACTTTAA
- a CDS encoding archaemetzincin yields MKKITTILILILFCSCNKEKTKEPPKTIPEEASYFKQIKINDVKLGEPTYGDWLFSHKENGQTFEQYYRSKHIVPTKEENIIYIKPIGNFNALQKKQIQLVNEYLEIFFQLKTKTLEPISNDVVPNSARRMSTEGHEQLLAGYLLNDVLKEENPENRIALMGLSELDLYPKPEWNYVFGLASYRDKVGVSSIYRFQDGELTAENFNLCLSRLLKTSSHEIGHMFGLHHCINADCVMNGTNSLSETDRSTIRLCSVCQRKLNSCIQYDNKKRLTDLENFFKRNNLIEEFDSMKKDISVIH; encoded by the coding sequence ATGAAAAAAATAACCACGATTCTAATCCTTATATTATTCTGTTCCTGTAACAAAGAAAAAACGAAAGAACCACCAAAAACAATCCCGGAAGAAGCATCCTATTTTAAGCAAATTAAAATTAATGATGTAAAATTAGGAGAACCGACTTACGGAGACTGGCTGTTTTCGCATAAAGAAAATGGGCAGACTTTTGAACAATATTATAGATCTAAACACATTGTTCCGACTAAAGAGGAGAATATTATTTACATAAAACCAATTGGAAATTTTAATGCTCTTCAAAAGAAACAAATTCAGCTTGTGAATGAATATTTAGAAATCTTTTTCCAATTAAAAACAAAAACATTGGAACCTATTTCTAATGATGTAGTTCCGAATTCAGCAAGAAGAATGTCTACCGAAGGTCACGAGCAATTATTGGCCGGATATCTTTTAAATGATGTTTTGAAAGAAGAAAATCCTGAAAACAGAATTGCTTTAATGGGACTCTCAGAATTGGATTTATATCCTAAACCAGAATGGAATTATGTTTTTGGTTTAGCATCTTATAGAGATAAAGTTGGAGTAAGTTCAATTTACAGATTTCAGGATGGTGAACTAACTGCCGAAAATTTCAATTTATGTTTATCCAGATTGCTTAAAACGAGTTCGCATGAAATTGGGCATATGTTTGGTCTGCATCATTGTATTAACGCTGATTGTGTAATGAACGGAACCAACAGTTTATCTGAAACAGACAGAAGTACAATAAGATTATGTTCTGTATGTCAAAGAAAATTGAATTCCTGCATACAATATGATAATAAAAAGAGATTGACAGATTTAGAGAATTTTTTTAAAAGAAATAACCTAATCGAAGAATTTGATTCAATGAAAAAAGATATTTCAGTTATTCACTAA
- a CDS encoding PUR family DNA/RNA-binding protein: MRENDMLEKEEIFSKVLRAGRRTYFFDVRATKADDYYITITESKKFTEEDGSFHFKKHKIYLYKEDFNAFAEILEEMTSYVLNHKGEEVISERHQKDFKKEYSSDKAETQRSSFTDIDFDDI; encoded by the coding sequence ATGAGAGAAAATGACATGTTAGAAAAAGAAGAGATTTTTTCTAAAGTATTACGAGCAGGAAGAAGGACTTATTTCTTTGATGTGAGAGCTACTAAAGCTGACGATTATTACATTACGATTACCGAAAGCAAAAAGTTTACTGAAGAAGATGGTTCTTTTCACTTCAAAAAACACAAAATTTATCTATATAAAGAGGATTTTAACGCTTTCGCAGAAATACTGGAAGAAATGACTTCATATGTTTTGAACCATAAAGGCGAAGAAGTAATTTCTGAAAGACACCAAAAAGATTTTAAAAAAGAATATAGCTCTGATAAAGCAGAAACTCAAAGATCTAGCTTTACTGATATTGATTTCGACGATATTTAA
- a CDS encoding alpha/beta hydrolase, translated as MENSVVNASLSLKDLDFDIHQLNTDKYIETAKNVKLYVKDYGKGKPVILIHGWPLSNEMWEYQVEFLVKNNYRVIAYDRRGFGKSSQPWEGYDYDTLTDDLSEIIQQLELEDVTLVGFSMGGGEVVRYFSRHNGKGVSKAALISSIIPFLLKTDDNPDGHPREKSESTAEAIKEDRIGFIDNFGKTFFGVNIINKPLSTALLEYYRTLCSFASPHATLKCAESFSYTDFRDELSSVNVPTLIIHGNDDKIVPIDLTSKKASEAIANNTYIVYEGAPHGLFYTERDKLNDDLLDFLNS; from the coding sequence ATGGAAAATAGTGTAGTAAATGCCAGTCTGTCACTGAAGGATTTAGATTTTGATATTCATCAATTAAATACCGACAAATATATCGAAACAGCCAAAAACGTAAAGCTTTATGTAAAAGATTACGGAAAAGGAAAACCTGTAATTTTAATTCATGGGTGGCCGCTTTCTAATGAAATGTGGGAATATCAGGTTGAATTTTTGGTTAAAAATAATTATCGTGTAATTGCTTACGACCGACGTGGTTTTGGCAAATCTTCGCAGCCTTGGGAAGGTTATGATTATGATACACTTACTGATGACCTTAGCGAAATTATTCAACAATTAGAATTAGAAGATGTTACTTTGGTAGGATTTTCTATGGGCGGCGGCGAAGTAGTTCGTTATTTTAGTCGTCATAATGGAAAAGGAGTTTCAAAAGCAGCTTTAATTTCATCTATAATTCCGTTTTTATTAAAAACTGATGATAACCCTGATGGGCATCCGAGAGAAAAAAGCGAATCGACTGCCGAAGCAATAAAAGAAGACCGAATTGGTTTTATAGATAATTTTGGAAAAACGTTTTTTGGTGTAAACATCATCAATAAACCTTTAAGTACGGCTTTACTGGAGTATTACAGAACGCTTTGTTCTTTTGCTTCACCTCATGCAACTTTAAAATGTGCCGAATCATTCTCATATACTGATTTTAGAGATGAATTGAGTTCTGTAAATGTTCCCACCCTAATTATTCACGGAAATGATGATAAAATTGTTCCTATTGATTTAACATCAAAAAAAGCTTCAGAAGCTATTGCCAATAATACTTATATCGTTTATGAAGGCGCTCCGCACGGTTTATTTTATACCGAAAGAGATAAATTAAATGATGATTTACTGGATTTTTTAAATTCATAA
- a CDS encoding peptidylprolyl isomerase, with the protein MENGIYAKFNTSKGSILVKLTHDLTPGTVGNFVALAEGNMENKVKPQGQKFYDGLNFHRVIADFMIQGGCPKGTGTGDPGYKFDDEFVPSLKHDRPGVLSMANSGPGTNGSQFFITHVPTPWLDGKHTVFGHVVEGQDIVDAVAQGDALESVEILRVGEEAQKWNAIEAFIGLKGARMKREAALKAESEAKMEQLAAGFDKTESGLRYKMIQKGEGKRAEAGKTVSVHYEGSLENGKVFDSSYPRKKPIEFKLGIGQVIEGWDEGIALLQVGDKARFVIPSDLAYGPSGAGGVIPPHATLIFDVELMDVK; encoded by the coding sequence ATGGAAAACGGAATATACGCTAAATTCAACACTAGCAAAGGTTCGATTTTAGTAAAACTTACACACGATTTAACGCCTGGAACTGTAGGGAACTTTGTTGCTCTTGCAGAAGGGAATATGGAAAATAAAGTGAAACCTCAAGGACAAAAATTTTATGATGGATTAAACTTTCATAGAGTAATTGCAGATTTCATGATTCAGGGTGGATGTCCTAAAGGAACTGGAACTGGAGATCCTGGATATAAATTTGATGACGAATTTGTACCAAGTTTAAAACACGATCGTCCGGGAGTCTTATCTATGGCAAATTCTGGACCTGGAACAAATGGTTCTCAATTTTTTATTACTCACGTTCCAACTCCTTGGTTAGACGGAAAACATACTGTTTTTGGTCACGTCGTTGAAGGGCAAGATATTGTTGATGCTGTTGCTCAGGGAGATGCATTAGAATCTGTAGAAATTTTAAGAGTTGGAGAAGAAGCTCAAAAATGGAATGCTATTGAAGCTTTCATTGGTTTAAAAGGTGCCAGAATGAAAAGAGAAGCAGCTTTAAAAGCAGAATCTGAAGCAAAAATGGAACAATTAGCGGCTGGTTTCGATAAAACTGAAAGCGGTTTACGTTATAAAATGATTCAAAAAGGAGAAGGAAAAAGAGCGGAAGCAGGAAAAACAGTTTCTGTTCACTACGAAGGTTCTTTAGAAAACGGAAAAGTTTTTGATTCATCTTACCCAAGAAAAAAACCAATCGAATTTAAATTAGGAATTGGACAAGTTATCGAAGGATGGGACGAAGGTATTGCTTTATTGCAAGTTGGAGACAAAGCTCGTTTTGTAATTCCATCTGATTTGGCTTACGGACCATCTGGAGCTGGAGGAGTTATCCCGCCACATGCTACTTTAATTTTTGATGTTGAATTAATGGATGTAAAATAA
- a CDS encoding cupin domain-containing protein — MQNIKTSKEFIKGDEIEWEVVGEGIKRKILAFDDKIMLVNVYFEKGGIGVLHEHYHSQVTYIASGKFDVTISGVTQTLKEGDSFYIPPHAIHGVVCLEEGMLTDVFSPAREDFLKA, encoded by the coding sequence ATGCAGAATATCAAAACAAGTAAAGAGTTTATAAAAGGAGACGAAATAGAATGGGAAGTTGTTGGAGAAGGAATTAAACGAAAAATTCTTGCCTTTGATGATAAAATCATGCTTGTAAATGTTTATTTTGAAAAAGGGGGAATCGGCGTTTTACACGAACATTATCATTCTCAGGTAACGTATATAGCAAGCGGAAAATTTGATGTAACGATAAGCGGCGTTACACAAACTTTAAAAGAAGGCGATAGTTTTTACATTCCGCCTCACGCCATTCATGGTGTTGTCTGCTTAGAAGAGGGTATGCTGACAGATGTTTTTAGTCCGGCGAGAGAAGATTTCTTAAAAGCATAA
- a CDS encoding tRNA-binding protein → MDLTWNEFERTDMRIGTIIEVNDFPEARKPAFQLTIDFGAEIGIRKSSAQITKRYKKEDLINRQIVAVVNFPKKQIGKFMSECLVLGAVGEEGDVILLAPDFKIPNGLRIG, encoded by the coding sequence ATGGATTTAACCTGGAACGAATTTGAAAGAACAGATATGCGTATCGGAACTATCATTGAAGTAAATGATTTTCCCGAAGCAAGAAAGCCTGCTTTTCAACTCACAATAGATTTTGGTGCCGAAATTGGAATCAGAAAATCATCGGCACAAATTACTAAACGCTATAAAAAAGAAGATTTGATAAACCGACAAATTGTTGCCGTTGTAAATTTTCCCAAAAAACAAATCGGAAAATTTATGAGCGAATGTCTGGTGCTTGGTGCTGTAGGCGAGGAGGGAGATGTGATTTTATTAGCGCCTGATTTTAAAATACCGAATGGGCTTCGTATAGGATAA